A section of the Fusarium falciforme chromosome 8, complete sequence genome encodes:
- a CDS encoding PA14 domain-containing protein, whose amino-acid sequence MGSLHFTTPSREKLLQDMTTSEKIALLSGVDFWHTASIPRLNIPKLRMSDGPNGVRGTKFFDSVPAACLPCGTALGATWNKELMKEAGDLIARECHAKSAHVWLGPTVNIQRSPLGGRGFESFSEDPLLNGIMAGAIISSVQKGGIGSSLKHFVANDMEHERTLVDCRISQRALREIYLLPFQLAIRDANPWALMTAYNRVNGFHMCENSDILQDIVRREWNYDGCILSDWFGTYSTVEAINAGLDLEMPGPTEWRGKKVSTAMSVGKISNETINQRASSVLKLIERCSKSGIPESGPEICLDSASDRDVLRRLGSESIVLLKNERNILPLNGCKSIAVIGPNLKKPFFCGGGSASLRPYRSVSILEGLNAQLEKPVQYAEACRIYNMLPVLGDLVRSPKSGKLGHFLMSIYSSPPWEDKHTPLETFELDDTNIVLYDYSNPATPDNVLFATIEADFVVEQAETYAFGLTVAGTAKLYLDDKLIVDNAEKQTRGESFFGSGSVEEIGYTKLEAGKVYRLKVDFGSAATSNLNKAGAPVFGAGGVRIGCAPCAEQGSDLDNAVELAKTVDQVVLSVGLGPEWESEGSDRTELGLPGRQAELISRVCAVNKNVVVVIQSGTPVSGPWNEVPAVLQTWYGGNESGHSIADVLLGKTSPSGKLPLSWPMHIEDTPAFLSYRSEAGRCYYTEDIHVGYRFYEKTKRPVQWPFGHGLSYASFELDHLTVTLDGSGLDSQLHISVAVTNTSVIDGSETCQAYVKRISESKVSRPIKELKGFTKAFVPAGETKLAYITIPLKYATSIWDETSGAWLMESGSFEVFALSFEANCYLAWPITAQSSPEEYNGMTTAATVFHHAPRPISIAEFRDAVEAVCRPRFPAARSARPQRVVLAISGGVDSMALAFLTSRMLQTFRHAKIADNPAHGALAVVIDHRLRDESTEEAIQVAKELRKLDLKTTVTALAWKEEKRNGLDPRKLPNLEGLARTYRYRALGNHCNYLGATSLFFAHHRDDQYETVLMRLLGGHGYRGLQGIREANSIPECYDMHGVYKSGLIDDQRQEYPFLSFKPPIREMKRLRSIFRDEKMAEPRNGLKRFGGTELVDRYPGHNPMEKEPSEPYLKPLEIEDGGVMIYRPLLEFDKDRLIATCEANKIPWVEDRTNKDPTLTTRNAIRYLVRNHELPKALQKPAILALAERAKRRTKFEEAEAHRYLVREAIIKDFDPNAGTLLIQFPNSRPFKGRRKRRSLNPDNELRKEHRRLIMAIAVRKLIDFVTPEYHLPPLANLDNVVNRLIPDLAPNRGPSPPKAFAMSGVLFDPIAQGNAVKWFLSRAPYTSNQPLPMAKLFGVLDHRVRFDKEEAKEIAEANPGSRIMGWKRSKMFDGRYWVRIGYNNRPVFLVQPYRAEYAKAFRKALPPMRRARLEKLLKHYAPGKVRYSLPALYGVERERDHYSQHVTTTLTLLALPSLGIHIPGLERWVKYEVRYRNVDKTLLGHHPRGERTSHVYYRPLFGPVRRQRLRLMGKHGPRR is encoded by the exons ATGGGCAGCCTGCATTTTACAACGCCGTCCCGGGAGAAACTTCTCCAAGACATGACTACTAGCGAGAAGATAGCCTTGCTATCGG GTGTTGACTTTTGGCACACGGCTAGCATCCCACGCCTCAACATCCCCAAGCTTCGCATGTCGGATGGCCCAAATGGCGTTCGGGGCACCAAGTTCTTTGACAGTGTTCCTGCAGCCTGTTTGCCTTGCGGGACAGCTTTGGGTGCGACGTGGAACAAAGAGCTAATGAAGGAGGCGGGAGACCTGATCGCTCGCGAGTGTCATGCCAAGAGTGCTCATGTCTGGCTGGGACCAACGGTCAACATCCAGAG AAGTCCTCTCGGCGGACGAGGATTCGAGTCCTTCTCTGAAGATCCCCTTCTGAACGGGATTATGGCCGGTGCCATAATCTCAAGCGTCCAAAAGGGCGGCATCGGATCATCTCTGAAGCACTTTGTGGCCAATGACATGGAACACGAGCGCACTCTCGTAGACTGCCGCATCAGTCAGCGTGCGCTGCGTGAAATCTATCTCCTCCCTTTTCAGTTGGCTATCCGGGATGCCAATCCCTGGGCCCTCATGACGGCGTACAACAGGGTCAACGGCTTCCACATGTGCGAGAACTCTGATATCCTACAAGATATCGTACGAAGAGAGTGGAACTATGATGGGTGCATCCTAAGTGACTGGTTTGGAACGTATTCGActgtcgaggccatcaatgCTGGCTTAGATCTCGAGATGCCAGGCCCAACGGAGTGGAGAGGCAAAAAGGTATCGACTGCCATGAGTGTGGGCAAGATAAGCAATGAGACCATCAACCAGAGGGCATCTTCTGTCTTGAAGCTTATCGAGAGGTGCTCAAAGTCGGGGATCCCAGAGTCGGGTCCCGAAATTTGTCTTGACTCTGCGAGTGACCGCGATGTCTTAAGGAGGTTGGGATCTGAAAGCATAGTTCTTCTCAAAAATGAGAGAAACATTCTACCTTTGAATGGCTGTAAGAGT ATTGCAGTCATTGGGCCCAACCTGAAGAAACCCTTCTTCTGTGGTGGAGGATCAGCATCGCTCCGGCCTTATCGTTCAGTATCCATCCTCGAGGGACTAAACGCCCAATTGGAAAAGCCAGTTCAATATGCCGAGGCCTGTCGAATCTACAACATGCTGCCAGTTCTGGGGGATCTAGTCCGAAGTCCAAAGAGCGGGAAACTCGGCCATTTCCTGATGAGCATCTACAGCTCACCACCATGGGAGGACAAGCACACCCCGCTGGAAACGTTCGAGCTTGATGACACAAACATTGTTCTCTACGACTATAGCAACCCTGCTACCCCTGACAACGTTCTCTTTGCCACTATCGAAGCCGACTTTGTGGTTGAGCAAGCCGAGACATATGCATTTGGCCTCACGGTTGCCGGTACCGCCAAGTTATACCTCGATGATAAACTCATTGTCGACAACGCAGAGAAGCAAACCAGAGGAGAAAGCTTTTTTGGGTCAGGTAGTGTGGAAGAGATCGGCTATACTAAACTCGAGGCCGGCAAGGTGTACCGTCTTAAAGTGGATTTCGGCAGCGCTGCAACCTCCAATCTCAACAAAGCCGGAGCACCAGTCtttggagctggaggtgTACGTATTGGCTGTGCCCCTTGCGCAGAGCAAGGATCGGATCTCGACAATGCCGTGGAGCTGGCAAAGACGGTGGATCAAGTCGTGTTATCCGTTGGCTTGGGCCCTGAGTGGGAGTCGGAGGGTTCAGACCGTACTGAACTTGGACTCCCTGGACGACAGGCCGAGTTGATATCAAGAGTATGCGCCGTCAACAAAAACGTTGTCGTCGTTATCCAATCCGGTACTCCTGTCTCGGGACCATGGAACGAAGTTCCCGCTGTGCTGCAGACGTGGTACGGCGGCAACGAGAGCGGCCACAGCATCGCCGATGTTCTCCTAGGCAAAACGAGTCCATCCGGGAAGCTACCCCTTTCGTGGCCAATGCACATCGAGGATACGCCTGCTTTCCTTAGCTACAGGTCCGAGGCCGGAAGATGCTACTACACCGAGGATATCCACGTTGGCTACCGCTTCTATGAAAAGACCAAGCGACCCGTTCAATGGCCGTTTGGGCACGGCCTCTCGTATGCTTCCTTCGAGTTGGATCACTTGACAGTTACCTTGGATGGTTCTGGCCTTGATAGTCAGCTACACATCTCAGTTGCAGTAACCAACACTTCCGTCATAGACGGCAGCGAGACCTGTCAGGCCTATGTGAAGCGGATCAGTGAGTCCAAGGTTTCACGACCCATCAAAGAACTAAAGGGATTCACCAAGGCCTTTGTTCCGGCTGGAGAGACAAAGTTGGCTTACATCACCATCCCTCTCAAGTATGCCACGAGTATCTGGGATGAGACGTCGGGTGCTTGGCTGATGGAGAGCGGGAGCTTTGAGGT ctTCGCACTCTCCTTCGAAGCCAATTGCTACCTCGCATGGCCAATCACGGCCCAGAGCTCCCCCGAGGAATATAATGGAATGACTACGGCAGCCACAGTCTTTCACCATGCCCCTCggcccatctccatcgccgAGTTTAGAGATGCCGTCGAAGCTGTGTGCCGGCCGCGATTCCCCGCGGCTCGGTCTGCCAGGCCTCAGCGCGTAG TACTGGCCATCAGCGGAGGGGTTGATTCCATGGCCCTGGCCTTTCTCACTTCCCGCATGCTCCAGACCTTCCGCCACGCAAAGATCGCCGACAATCCCGCCCACGGCGCCCTTGCCGTCGTCATTGATCACAGACTGCGCGACGAGAGCACCGAAGAGGCTATACAGGTCGCAAAGGAGCTGAGGAAGCTCGACCTCAAAACTACCGTCACGGCACTCGCCTGGAAGGAGGAGAAACGCAACGGCCTTGATCCTCGCAAGCTCCCGAACCTCGAGGGACTCGCTCGAACGTATCGATACCGCGCTCTCGGGAACCACTGCAACTACCTGGGCGCTACGAGCCTCTTCTTTGCGCATCATCGAGACGACCAATACGAGACGGTTCTGATGCGATTGCTTGGAGGACATGGATATCGAGGGCTGCAGGGGATACGGGAGGCAAACTCGATCCCCGAGTGTTACGACATGCACGGCGTATACAAGAGCGGCCTGATCGATGACCAACGCCAGGAGTACCCCTTTCTCAGTTTTAAGCCGCCTATACGGGAAATGAAGCGCCTGCGATCCATCTTTCGAGAcgagaagatggccgagcCACGGAACGGCCTCAAACGCTTTGGTGGAACAGAACTTGTTGACCGATATCCGGGGCACAATCCCATGGAAAAGGAACCTAGCGAGCCCTATCTCAAGCCGCTGGAGATCGAAGATGGCGGGGTCATGATCTACAGGCCGCTCCTTGAGTTTGACAAGGATAGGCTCATCGCCACCTGTGAGGCAAACAAGATCCCCTGGGTCGAGGACCGGACCAACAAGGACCCTACTCTGACGACACGGAATGCCATCAGGTACCTGGTCCGGAATCATGAGCTCCCGAAAGCTCTGCAGAAGCCCGCCATCCTGGCCTTGGCCGAACGGGCAAAGCGAAGGACAAAGtttgaagaagctgaagcgcATCGCTATCTGGTGCGAgaagccatcatcaaagATTTCGATCCGAATGCGGGAACCTTGTTGATCCAGTTTCCCAACTCGCGCCCCTTCAAGGGACGGCGCAAGAGGCGCTCATTGAATCCAGACAATGAGCTTCGAAAGGAGCACCGGAGACTCATCATGGCTATTGCAGTTCGGAAGCTGATAGACTTTGTCACTCCCGAGTATCATTTGCCGCCTTTggccaacctcgacaacgTCGTGAATCGACTTATCCCTGATCTGGCCCCCAACCGGGGCCCATCTCCTCCAAAAGCCTTTGCCATGTCCGGTGTCTTGTTTGATCCGATAGCACAAGGAAACGCGGTCAAGTGGTTCCTCTCTCGAGCTCCTTACACATCCAATCAACCTCTACCTATGGCGAAGCTGTTCGGGGTTCTGGACCATCGTGTTCGCTTTGAtaaggaggaggccaaggagatcgCCGAGGCCAACCCTGGGTCCCGCATCATGGGCTGGAAGAGATCCAAGATGTTTGACGGCCGCTACTGGGTTCGGATTGGATACAACAATCGCCCTGTATTCCTGGTGCAGCCCTACCGAGCAGAGTATGCCAAGGCTTTCCGTAAGGCGCTACCCCCCATGCGGAGGGCTCGGCTTGAAAAGCTGCTTAAGCACTACGCACCGGGCAAGGTCCGATATTCCTTGCCGGCTCTATACGGCGTGGAACGCGAGAGAGATCACTACTCGCAGCATGTGACAACTACGTTGACGCTACTGGCGCTACCATCGCTGGGCATCCATATACCCGGCCTGGAGCGGTGGGTCAAGTATGAAGTTCGGTACAGAAATGTCGACAAGACCCTGCTGGGACATCACCCGAGGGGAGAGAGGACGTCCCATGTGTATTACCGGCCGCTGTTTGGGCCGGTGCGGCGACAGAGATTGAGGCTGATGGGCAAGCATGGACCTCGGCGATGA